The Anastrepha ludens isolate Willacy chromosome 2, idAnaLude1.1, whole genome shotgun sequence genome contains a region encoding:
- the LOC128855245 gene encoding zinc finger protein 501, with amino-acid sequence MHLNHATAMANYQHYPPPQISTHGGTPTVQQQTIATAGTPFTLHQLTAVQAIQHPTHQAMLHPQHPLVHLLDISTTNTPNPTPVPPTKIEVPEPEPIEVKVDDPRKKKECHVCKNKFRQLTTLRNHMKIHTDERPYKCKHCDRAFRQISTLTNHVKIHTGEKPFTCNICAKDFRQQSTLINHIKTHKESSTPTSLLNYQPGTKLNHRNSKLAQNQMVDYQNRSITKTLYTGSYSSPQAEELVKPYQCNVCKRRFPQLSTLHNHERTHIDPKPYKCETCDKSFSQLATLTNHKKIHTGDKPYACSFCSMQFRQQSTLTNHMKTHTTAASNANVVPTTTTTMAAPHGINHMTTSTLVTQGEHPQLNNMVHQQLQAEHPLLHFLDSNTTVSTIVTKEPFNPNTSRRFKNEADSLMLESPDRPFPCAICRKAFSQQSTLANHIKTHTGEKPYKCKVCESNFRQLSTLNNHLKIHTGEKPYSCSYCPKQFRQKSTLINHVRIHNC; translated from the exons ATGCACCTCAACCACGCCACTGCAATGGCTAACTACCAACACTACCCGCCACCGCAGATTTCAACGCACGGTGGCACGCCCACTGTGCAGCAACAGACTATAGCGACGGCTGGCACACCGTTTACTCTGCACCAGTTGACCGCTGTGCAAGCCATACAACATCCAACGCACCAGGCTATGCTACACCCGCAACATCCACTGGTGCACTTACTCGATATTTCTACGACAAATACACCGAATCCAACGCCAGTGCCTCCTACTAAAATCGAGGTGCCGGAACCGGAGCCCATTGAGGTAAAAGTGGACGATCCCCGCAAAAAGAAGGAATGCCACGTCTGCAAGAATAAATTTCGACAGTTAACTACTTTGCGCAATCACATGAAAATCCATACAGATGAGCGGCCGTACAAATGTAAACATTGCGATAGAGCTTTCCGTCAGATTTCAACGCTCACCAATCATGTAAAGATACATACCGGCGAGAAACCATTCACATGCAATATTTGCGCAAAAGATTTTCGCCAGCAGAGTACACTTATCAACCACATTAAAACCCACAAAG AATCCAGTACCCCAACCTCATTACTGAACTATCAGCCTGGTACTAAATTGAATCATCGCAATTCCAAATTGGCTCAAAATCAAATGGTAGACTATCAAAATCGATCCATTACAAAAACTCTTTATACTGGCAGCTATAGTTCACCTCAAGCCGAGGAGTTGGTTAAGCCGTATCAGTGCAATGTGTGCAAAAGACGATTTCCGCAGCTGAGTACACTCCACAATCATGAGCGGACACACATCGATCCCAAGCCGTATAAATGTGAAACATGCGACAAGTCTTTCAGTCAACTGGCCACTTTAACCAATCACAAAAAGATCCATACTGGTGATAAGCCATACGCTTGTTCCTTCTGTTCCATGCAATTCCGACAGCAGAGTACTTTAACCAACCACATGAAGACACACACCACAG CCGCCAGCAATGCAAACGTAGTGCCAACTACCACCACCACAATGGCAGCCCCACACGGAATCAACCACATGACCACTTCAACACTCGTTACACAAGGCGAACATCCCCAACTTAATAACATGGTACATCAACAATTACAAGCTGAACATCCATTATTGCACTTTCTCGATAGTAACACAACTGTAAGCACCATCGTTACGAAGGAGCCGTTCAATCCGAATACCAGTCGTCGTTTCAAAAACGAAGCCGATAGCTTGATGCTGGAGAGCCCGGATCGCCCTTTCCCATGCGCCATTTGCCGAAAGGCTTTCTCACAACAGAGCACTTTAGCCAAccacattaagacgcacaccggCGAGAAACCATATAAGTGCAAAGTATGCGAGTCGAACTTCCGACAATTGTCCACCTTGAATAATCATCTAAAAATACATACTGGCGAAAAGCCCTACAGCTGTTCCTATTGCCCTAAACAATTCCGGCAGAAAAGCACTCTTATCAATCATGTCAGAATTCACAATTGTTAA